In Gracilibacillus salitolerans, the sequence GATAATCAATTAGATTTCGATCGTCCAATTTTATTTGTTGATAATAAAAAGGAAAACCTAATCCCTGCAGTTGAACTAGGTTGGCAAACGATTCATGCTGATCCCGATAATGAATGGATTGCAAAAGTGGATCGTCTCGTCTTAGGTTAGTGTCATCTGAATTTTTATGATTTTCCTGAAAGCTTTTCGAGCAACTTTCAGGGCTTTACTATCAACTTTTGGGAGTTCTCTATCAACTTTCCCAATTTACTATCAACTCAAACTAAAAAAAGGGCTGCACTAAACCATAATAGATTCAGCAGCCCCTTTTCTTGCCTAATGCATGGATGCGTGTCCTGATGTTAATACCCAAATGGAACCAAAGACAATAATTAATGCCAGGATAATACTGTTGACCATGTTGATGACATTAATGATCCCTTCTTTTCCTTCTGTCACGTGCATAAACATAAACAGTTGAATGATCGCCTGAAACAACGCTAATATTCCGATAACCCATAAAATAACGTTGCTGGAGAAATCAGTGTTAAATGA encodes:
- the qoxD gene encoding cytochrome aa3 quinol oxidase subunit IV → MSAKTHRFPWNLLVGYVLSVALTLLAVFVSFNTDFSSNVILWVIGILALFQAIIQLFMFMHVTEGKEGIINVINMVNSIILALIIVFGSIWVLTSGHASMH